Within Amycolatopsis sp. FDAARGOS 1241, the genomic segment GGCCTCGCGGCGGGCGCCACCCTGGGCGGTTTCTTCGGCGGCAAGCTGATCACCGTCCTCGGCCCGACGGGCGTCTTCTGGCTCGCCGGCGCGGCGACGGTGGTCGTGTTCGCGGCGATGCTCGTGGGGTTGCCCCCTGCGGTCACCGTCGCCGTTTCCCCGCGCGGGGCTTCGGTGCTGCGGCTGTTCGGCTCCGAGTTGCGCACGAACACCGGCTTGCTGTGGGCGTATTCGTTCCTCGTGTTCGCCTCGTCGTACACCCTCATCTCGTGGGCGCCGACCCTGCTGACGAGCTACGGGTTCACCCGCACGCAAGCCCCGCTGGGCCTCGCGTTCGTCAGCCTGGGCGGCATCATCGGTGGCCTGGTGCTCATCCCCGTCGCGGCCCGGATCGGCATCATGCGCGCCCTCGTCGTGCTGCCCGCCCTGGGCGTGGTCTTCATGCTCGTCGCCGGCGCGGCACACCTGTCCGGCGTGCTGCTCCTGCTCGTCCTGACGGTCGCTGGGGTCGGCATCATCGCGGGCCACATCGGCCAGACCGCCCTCGCCGTCGCCCTCTACGACGCCGGCGCCCGCACCACCGGCGTCGGCTGGTCCGCCGCACTGGGCCGCCTCGGCTCCGTCGCCGGCCCGGCGGGCGCCGGGTTGCTCCTGGCCCTGACCGTGCCGTCCGGGACCATCCTGCTCATCGCGACGATTCCGGCGCTGGTGGCGATCGGGTGTGCCCTCGCGCTGTGGCGCCGCGACCGGGCTGCCCGGATTACCACGAGCCCTGCTGCGGGGGTGGTGGTGGGAGACACCCCGCCGGCGTGACCGCGGCCCGCGCTCGGGGCGGTGGAGCGCCCCGAGCCGGAGACCGCCCTGAGCTGAAGACGATCAGCCGGCTCGCCCGGTCGGATCACGGCACGCGGCGTCGAGCAGCGCCACCGTGCCGGCCGGCGACACGTCCGGCCCCCGCACCACCTCGCCCGGCACGCGAAGACGGTCGTCGGGCACGTACCAGCCCAGCATGTCCGCCGGCGAGAACTCGGCGGACTGCGGGCGCGTCGCGTGGCGGCGCACCGTGTCGGGGAACGGGATGTCGAAGAAGCAGACCAGCGAAGGTCCGCGGTGGTCGGCCACGAGACGGCGCAGCGTCGGGCCGTAGCGGCGTTCGTGGAGGATGCCTTCGAGGATCACCTGGCAGCCGGCCGCGAGAGTGTGGCGGCACATCACATCGAGGAGTCCGGGCGTGACTCCGCCGGGGACACCGTGTTCCCAGAGGATCTCGCGGCGGATCACGTCCTGTTCGATCAGCGCCGTGCCCCGGCCCGAGCGTCTGCTCAGGGCGCGCGCGGCCGTGGTCTTGCCGGCGCCCGACGGGCCGCGCAGGACGAGCAGGCGAGGGTCCCCCGCAGCGCCCACCGTATGCCAGTCCGGGTATGGCCGGGGCGCGGATCGGCATTGGACGGGCATGGCGGGGGACGCGACGATGGACGGACATCGCCGCTGGTAGAGGGTGGCGCGAGTCGAGGAGGACGGCCGTGGGGACACCACGCAGCACGTACGCGCCCACTGATCCGCACGCGCTCCGGTTCCGCAAGGCGCTGCGCCACTTCCCCAGCGGGGTGTCCGTGGTGACGGTCGTCGACGAGGACGGTGGGGTGCACGGGATGACCGCGAGCTCGTTCGCGTCCGTGTCGCTCGATCCGCCGCTGTGCGCGGTGAGCGTGAACAAACCCGGCCGCATGCACCAGCTGCTGCACGGCACCGACGGCCACTACGGCCTCAGCATCCTCGGCCAGGATCAGGGCACCGTCGCCGACTTCTACGCGCGCCAGCCGTGGAGCGTGGCGCTCGACGTGGACATGGACTGGCAGCACGGGTGCCCGACGGTCGCCGGCGCGCTCGCGTGGTTCGTGTGCCGCAAGTGGGCCGCCTACGACGGTGGTGACCACACGATCTTCGTCGGCGAATCCCTCGACTACGGGTCGACGCCGCGGGAGGACCTGCTGCCCCTGGTCTGGCACAAGTCGCAGTACCACGACCTCGGCGACGAACTCGCCCGGCCGGGCCGGAGCTAACCGGGGCGAAGCCGCCGGTTCACCTCGCCGGCCTCGGCCACGAGCTTGTCAATGAGCGCGCTCGCGGACGGGGTCGGCGTGCGCGCCGCCGGCAGCGTCAGGCCGACGCTGTGGCCGATCGGCTCGAGCGACAGCGGCAGCCGGACGATGCCCGGGTCTTCTTCGGTGATCAGGCGCGGCAGAGCGGCCACCACGTCGGTGTCACGCAGCAGTTGGCGCACCGTCAGGAACGACGTCGCCTCGACGCGGTTCGCGGGCAGCCGCACGTCGTTGTCGTGGAACAGTTCCTCGAGCTCACGCCGCAGCGCCGTCTCCGGCCCGGGCAGGATCCACGGGTAGCCGGCCACTGTCGGGAGGTCCACGGTCTCCGCGCCGGCCAGCGGGTGGTCCGCGCGCACGACCAGGACCACCGACTCGTCGTAGAGCTTCCGCCGCAGGAACCCTTCGTCGGAGATCTGCGTGAGCCGGCCGACGATCAGGTCGAGCCGGCCCGCGGCGAGCTCCACGAGCAGCGACTCCGGTGTGCCGTCGCGCACGGCCACGGTCAGGTTCGGGCGTTCGCCCTTCAGCGCGGCGATCGCCCGCGGCAGCAGCACGTTCGACCCGAACAGGTGGGTGCCGACGACCACCGTGCCGCGCTCGGCGCCCGCCAGCTCCACGACGTGCCGGGCCGCCTGGCGGGCTTGTGCCAGGATCGCCCGCGCGTGTTCGGTGAACGCCTCGCCGTACACGGTCGGCGTCAGTCCCCGTGGGCCGCGCTCGAACAACTCGACCTCGAGGATCTCCTCCAGCTCACGCAGGCCGCGCGTGGCCACCGGCTGCGTCACGTGCAGTTCGGCGGCGGCGCCGACGATGGTGCCGCGGCGCGAGATCGCGTCGAGCAGCACGAGGTGGCGGAACTTCATCCGGCCGTCGAGTAGCCGCGGGAGCTCGTGGGGTGCCATCACTCAGCCTCCTGTCCCCGCACTATAGCCATTTGCGCATATCAACTTAAACCTTTGGCATTTGTCAGGCATAGCTGGAGGTGGCGACCAT encodes:
- a CDS encoding MFS transporter, encoding MRFRALVLSFLAVLVDGFDTAALSFSLPSLAHEWHATAAAFTLAIVATNAGTVVGYLAAGRLCARFGRRCVLLTGVGLFAAGTVLTAVVLPSHSLALLAVMRLVSGLGLGAVLPAAVSFAVEHFSPAYRSRVSVAVTLGLAAGATLGGFFGGKLITVLGPTGVFWLAGAATVVVFAAMLVGLPPAVTVAVSPRGASVLRLFGSELRTNTGLLWAYSFLVFASSYTLISWAPTLLTSYGFTRTQAPLGLAFVSLGGIIGGLVLIPVAARIGIMRALVVLPALGVVFMLVAGAAHLSGVLLLLVLTVAGVGIIAGHIGQTALAVALYDAGARTTGVGWSAALGRLGSVAGPAGAGLLLALTVPSGTILLIATIPALVAIGCALALWRRDRAARITTSPAAGVVVGDTPPA
- a CDS encoding AAA family ATPase — its product is MGAAGDPRLLVLRGPSGAGKTTAARALSRRSGRGTALIEQDVIRREILWEHGVPGGVTPGLLDVMCRHTLAAGCQVILEGILHERRYGPTLRRLVADHRGPSLVCFFDIPFPDTVRRHATRPQSAEFSPADMLGWYVPDDRLRVPGEVVRGPDVSPAGTVALLDAACRDPTGRAG
- a CDS encoding flavin reductase family protein; translation: MGTPRSTYAPTDPHALRFRKALRHFPSGVSVVTVVDEDGGVHGMTASSFASVSLDPPLCAVSVNKPGRMHQLLHGTDGHYGLSILGQDQGTVADFYARQPWSVALDVDMDWQHGCPTVAGALAWFVCRKWAAYDGGDHTIFVGESLDYGSTPREDLLPLVWHKSQYHDLGDELARPGRS
- a CDS encoding LysR substrate-binding domain-containing protein: MAPHELPRLLDGRMKFRHLVLLDAISRRGTIVGAAAELHVTQPVATRGLRELEEILEVELFERGPRGLTPTVYGEAFTEHARAILAQARQAARHVVELAGAERGTVVVGTHLFGSNVLLPRAIAALKGERPNLTVAVRDGTPESLLVELAAGRLDLIVGRLTQISDEGFLRRKLYDESVVLVVRADHPLAGAETVDLPTVAGYPWILPGPETALRRELEELFHDNDVRLPANRVEATSFLTVRQLLRDTDVVAALPRLITEEDPGIVRLPLSLEPIGHSVGLTLPAARTPTPSASALIDKLVAEAGEVNRRLRPG